In one Calonectris borealis chromosome 23, bCalBor7.hap1.2, whole genome shotgun sequence genomic region, the following are encoded:
- the RNF223 gene encoding RING finger protein 223 yields the protein MESSALLPAQVSGSTSWESPRALFISPGSVMSCFTQLWHSNTPDSPTSPVPASPSEIPIPISPIVVTSPGDGKRKARSPTDKPGSPNPTSPKPASPVECSICFNTYDNTFKTPKLLQCSHVFCLECVARLSTGLPPNQPEDQLPCPFCRQLTSIPLEGAPALQTSKELLATLPPELQQEKVLWMEGTKLCCRQPSDDPENPDSCISIDVAMSKPESPEAPPAGLAGRLSRCDMCDDWKRILLLSALIIILFCIILWPVQCALKTGNLRCFTRTVAMSRPEYLPSKHTTAAAPVTQLPFQ from the exons ATGGAGTcttctgctctcctccctgcccaggtgTCGGGGAGCACCAGCTGGG aGTCTCCCAGGGCTCTATTTATTTCCCCGGGCTCCGTCATGTCGTGCTTCACGCAGCTGTGGCACTCCAACACGCCAGACTCTCCCACCAGCCCAGTCCCTGCCTCTCCAAGTGAAATCCCCATCCCCATCAGCCCCATTGTTGTCACCTCCCCAGGAGATGGCAAGAGGAAGGCGAGGTCCCCAACCGACAAGCCAGGCTCTCCGAACCCGACGTCTCCGAAGCCAGCCTCCCCCGTGGAGTGTTCCATTTGCTTCAACACCTATGACAACACCTTCAAGACGCCCAAGCTGCTCCAGTGCTCCCACGTCTTCTGCCTGGAGTGCGTGGCCCGCCTGAGCACAGGGCTGCCCCCAAACCAACCAGAGGACCAGCTCCCCTGCCCCTTCTGCCGGCAGCTGACCAGCATCCCTCTGGAAGGTGCCCCCGCACTCCAGAccagcaaggagctcctggccaCACTGCCTCCGGAGCTCCAGCAGGAGAAGGTGCTCTGGATGGAAGGGACCAAGCTGTGCTGCCGTCAGCCATCTGATGACCCTGAGAATCCAGACTCCTGTATCTCCATTGACGTCGCCATGAGCAAGCCGGAAAGTCCGGAGGCCCCCCCGGCGGGGTTAGCTGGGAGGCTCTCCCGCTGCGACATGTGCGATGACTGGAAGCGCATACTGCTCCTCTCGGCCTTGATCATCATCCTCTTCTGCATCATTCTGTGGCCGGTCCAGTGCGCCCTGAAGACGGGGAACCTGCGCTGCTTCACAAGGACGGTTGCGATGAGCAGGCCCGAGTACCTTCCCTCTAAACACACCACAGCGGCAGCACCCGTCACACAGCTCCCTTTCCAGTAG